A genomic window from Hippocampus zosterae strain Florida chromosome 13, ASM2543408v3, whole genome shotgun sequence includes:
- the LOC127613654 gene encoding voltage-dependent calcium channel gamma-3 subunit-like produces the protein MRLCNRGVMMLMTTAGAFCAFSLMTIAVGTDYWLYSRGMCRSKNLGDNETVRKNEEVLTHSGLWRTCCTEGTFRGVCKDIDHFAEDADYEQDAAEYLLRAVRASSLFPILSVGLLFLGGVCVAASEFYKSRHNVILTAGILFVSAGLSNIIGIIVYISANSGDPSQSDNKKSYSYGWSFYFGALSFVLAEMVGVLAVHVFIEKHRQLRTNGRPSLFKPPVSRGSSNYRNRYYNNCPRRHSGRSNHSGTADSAPDSLRASLVREASLSSGAKVAALPGLPAPVVSELMLYALKDADVMLDSFPAAPQDADDLLGGNCAANRRTTPV, from the exons CAACCGGGGggtgatgatgctgatgacTACGGCGGGGGCCTTCTGTGCCTTCAGCCTCATGACCATCGCTGTGGGTACCGACTACTGGTTGTACTCGCGCGGGATGTGCCGCTCCAAGAACCTGGGCGACAACGAGACGGTCCGCAAGAACGAGGAGGTGCTCACCCACTCTGGCCTGTGGAGGACCTGCTGCACAGAag GAACATTCCGAGGAGTTTGCAAAGACATCGATCACTTTGCAGAAGATGCGGACTACGAGCAGGACGCCGCAGAATATTTGCTGC GGGCGGTGCGAGCATCCAGCCTCTTCCCCATCCTCAGCGTGGGATTGCTATTCCTTGGAGGTGTGTGCGTGGCGGCCAGCGAGTTCTACAAGTCACGCCACAACGTCATCCTGACGGCAGGCATTCTCTTTGTATCTGCAG GTTTGAGCAACATCATTGGCATCATTGTGTACATATCGGCCAACTCCGGAGACCCCAGTCAGAGCGACAACAAGAAGAGCTATTCGTATGGCTGGTCCTTCTACTTCGGGGCGCTGTCTTTCGTCCTGGCCGAGATGGTGGGCGTGCTGGCGGTTCACGTGTTCATCGAGAAGCACCGGCAGCTCCGTACCAACGGCCGGCCCTCCTTGTTCAAACCGCCCGTCTCGCGCGGCTCGTCCAACTACCGCAACCGCTACTACAACAACTGTCCCCGCAGGCACAGTGGCAGGAGCAACCACAGCGGCACCGCCGACTCGGCCCCCGACTCCCTGCGAGCGTCCCTGGTGCGGGAGGCGTCGCTCTCATCAGGCGCCAAGGTGGCCGCCTTACCGGGGTTGCCCGCTCCGGTCGTGTCGGAGTTGATGCTTTACGCCCTTAAGGACGCGGACGTGATGTTGGACAGTTTCCCGGCCGCGCCTCAGGACGCAGACGACTTGCTGGGTGGCAACTGCGCAGCCAATCGGAGAACCACTCCGGTCTGA
- the LOC127613653 gene encoding vascular cell adhesion protein 1-like has protein sequence MFSCYVFWAALSLSGFLSDFHVFSCDDYCADKPVFNPPRLAVKFGTSTSANCSVCQHACHNKLSGLEKSTGKIQRDGTTILWTVDKMVTYPTSIMCYYNKGNRSQCCSTLPITVYQPPTEVKVGFVGHSGPMVEGEQFALYCSVKKVAPLKNLILTLYQGENAVAQQHFKNNTEKKPADRQFNHIINATKENDGAQFKCYAELDMRPDSLQYTALSGHLIVNVQYKPHFNGPANEQISLTVGDPLHLNCSAKGNPRPWVTWTLPSAATFEGEVFSVDSVTTEHRGLYICSMSNTLGMTTVEFNVDVQVNYLNIIFAVVAAAVALGVLIISAVCIYYYRVSRTGQYRLKDVLRFRTPHVALPAGEL, from the exons ATGTTTTCCTGTTATGTATTTTGGGCTGCTCTTTCGCTGTCTGGCTTTCTGAGCGACTTCCATGTGTTCAGCTGTG ATGACTACTGCGCAGACAAGCCTGTATTTAATCCGCCCAGACTAGCGGTCAAGTTTGGCACGTCGACGTCAGCCAACTGCTCCGTTTGCCAACACGCTTGCCACAACAAGTTGTCTGGTTTGGAAAAATCAACCGGCAAAATACAACGAGACGGGACCACCATTTTGTGGACGGTGGACAAAATGGTTACGTACCCTACGTCTATCATGTGCTACTACAACAAAGGCAACAGATCCCAATGCTGTAGCACCCTGCCCATCACCGTCTACC AGCCTCCCACAGAGGTCAAGGTGGGGTTTGTCGGTCACTCCGGGCCGATGGTGGAGGGTGAACAGTTCGCGCTGTACTGCAGCGTGAAAAAAGTTGCTCCTCTTAAAAACCTCATCTTGACCCTCTACCAAGGGGAAAACGCAGTCGCCCAGCAGCACTTTAAGAACAACACAGAGAAGAAGCCGGCTGACAGACAGTTCAACCACATTATCAATGCTACCAAAGAAAACGATGGAGCCCAATTTAAGTGTTACGCCGAGCTGGACATGAGACCCGATAGTTTGCAGTATACTGCTCTGTCTGGTCATCTCATCGTCAATGTTCAAT ATAAGCCTCACTTCAACGGACCTGCTAATGAACAGATCAGCCTCACAGTGGGAGATCCCCTTCACCTCAACTGCTCCGCCAAGGGTAACCCAAGACCCTGGGTGACGTGGACCCTCCCGTCGGCCGCCACCTTCGAAGGCGAAGTTTTCTCGGTGGACTCGGTCACCACGGAGCATCGAGGACTGTACATCTGTTCTATGAGCAACACATTGGGAATGACCACTGTTGAGTTTAACGTGGACGTACAGG TCAACTACCTGAATATTATTTTTGCGGTGGTCGCAGCGGCAGTCGCTCTTGGGGTCCTCATCATCTCGGCGGTGTGCATCTATTACTACAGAGTGAGCCGGACTGGCCAATACAGGCTGAAGGACGTGTTGCGTTTTCGTACCCCGCACGTGGCCCTCCCAGCTGGGGAGTTGTAA